One segment of Ancylothrix sp. D3o DNA contains the following:
- a CDS encoding AarF/ABC1/UbiB kinase family protein: protein MFSLTKTTNRQGEILEVLFRNGWDYMRGVLTGSKTDAPQLPTPAVLRNILIELGPVYVKLGQLLSTRPDLLPGDYIVALTDLQANVPPVDWPAVRELIRQELGRPIEEVFNSITPRAIAAGSIAQTHKAILKNGQQVALKVQRPGIDVLVEQDLLLIRAIAELMALTDFGKEYDVVGLAEEFTTAILAELDFTQEGRYANQLRRNLAATKWFDTTQLLVPEIYWEYTSQKILVLEWLEGVPLLLGEVRSNNPTVSAAERRRELTRILFRAFFQQIYIDGFFHADPHPGNLFYLADGRVAILDCGMMGRLDPKSQTILTEMLLAVVDLDASRLAQLTVQLSDTAQAEKLSNLENDLARMLRKYYNMSLSQLNFSQVFYELLQVARVNKIKLPSNMGLYAKAIANLEGVARQFDPEVNLLDEVKPLMTDLFRRQLFGDDPMQTVLRTALDLKSLSLQSPRQVELLLEGLTSETLRWNLTLKDLDGVRRSMDDSANRLSFSIVVGSLIIGAAITFSSGGTQLAFVSSALFYAASFLGLWLIVSILRSGRLR from the coding sequence ATGTTCTCACTAACAAAAACAACGAACCGACAAGGTGAAATTTTAGAAGTTTTGTTTCGCAATGGTTGGGACTATATGCGAGGAGTCCTGACGGGAAGCAAGACGGATGCACCGCAATTACCAACGCCGGCAGTTTTGCGAAATATTTTGATAGAATTGGGGCCGGTTTATGTGAAGTTGGGACAACTTTTAAGCACTCGTCCTGATTTGTTACCCGGAGATTATATTGTGGCGCTGACAGATTTGCAGGCGAATGTACCGCCTGTGGATTGGCCGGCTGTCCGAGAATTAATTAGACAAGAATTAGGCCGGCCTATAGAAGAAGTTTTTAATAGTATAACACCCAGAGCAATTGCTGCCGGTTCGATTGCCCAAACTCACAAAGCAATTTTAAAAAATGGTCAACAAGTTGCTTTAAAAGTTCAACGTCCGGGGATTGATGTTTTAGTTGAGCAGGATCTTTTGTTAATTCGAGCAATTGCTGAATTAATGGCGCTAACAGATTTTGGCAAAGAGTATGATGTTGTGGGGCTTGCTGAGGAATTTACTACGGCAATTTTAGCAGAGTTAGATTTTACTCAAGAAGGCAGATATGCTAATCAATTGCGGCGGAATTTAGCGGCGACTAAATGGTTTGATACAACGCAATTGTTAGTGCCTGAGATTTACTGGGAATACACAAGCCAAAAGATTTTAGTTTTAGAATGGTTGGAAGGTGTGCCGTTGTTGTTGGGAGAAGTTAGAAGCAATAATCCAACTGTAAGTGCAGCAGAAAGACGGCGGGAATTAACACGAATTTTGTTTAGGGCTTTTTTCCAGCAGATTTATATTGATGGATTTTTTCATGCTGATCCACATCCAGGGAATTTGTTTTATTTAGCAGATGGAAGGGTGGCGATTTTGGATTGTGGAATGATGGGCCGGCTTGATCCAAAATCGCAGACAATTTTAACGGAGATGTTGTTAGCGGTGGTGGATTTAGATGCGTCGAGATTGGCTCAATTAACGGTGCAACTTTCGGATACAGCCCAAGCGGAAAAGTTGTCAAATTTAGAGAATGATTTGGCGCGAATGTTGCGGAAATATTATAACATGAGTTTGTCGCAATTGAATTTTTCGCAGGTGTTTTATGAACTTTTACAAGTGGCGCGGGTGAATAAGATTAAGTTGCCGAGTAATATGGGGTTGTATGCGAAGGCAATTGCAAATTTAGAGGGGGTGGCGAGACAATTTGACCCGGAGGTGAATTTGTTGGATGAGGTGAAACCGTTAATGACGGATTTATTTCGCCGGCAATTGTTTGGAGATGATCCGATGCAAACGGTGTTAAGGACGGCGTTGGATCTTAAGAGTTTGTCGTTACAATCGCCGCGTCAAGTGGAGTTATTATTAGAGGGTTTGACGTCGGAAACGTTGCGCTGGAATTTGACTTTAAAGGATTTGGATGGGGTGCGGCGGAGTATGGATGATTCTGCTAATAGGTTGTCTTTTAGTATTGTGGTGGGGTCGTTAATTATTGGGGCGGCGATTACGTTTTCTAGTGGGGGTACTCAGCTGGCTTTTGTGAGTAGTGCGTTGTTTTATGCGGCGAGTTTTTTGGGGTTGTGGTTGATTGTGAGTATTTTGAGATCGGGGAGGTTACGGTGA
- a CDS encoding mannose-1-phosphate guanylyltransferase, producing MNSPITPVILAGGKGERFWPLSRRHRPKQFLSLDGSGKSLLQATADRLLPLAGSWDDLWVITSAQLAEGVREQLPQLPDKNILVEPEGRDTAPAVAWATLEIAKASGEETVIGFFPADHWIGDEPAFQKTIYAAAQLASSEAAIVTLGVKPSYPSTGYGYIEQGSVAGNFEDLPVYKVSRFTEKPDRETAEQFLATGRFSWNSGMFIFRAGVVLKELEIHAPAIINALKEKGVASYPQLEKKSIDYALMEKTQLAYVLPAAFGWDDLGDWNAIERLLKGDNVNVELASHVGLDTTNSILYSSNSEEVIVTIGIEDLVVVRDGNATLIVKKDRTQEIKQVLKTLQENPKYQDLL from the coding sequence ATGAATTCTCCGATTACCCCTGTAATATTGGCCGGTGGCAAAGGCGAGCGCTTTTGGCCCCTTTCCCGTCGCCACCGGCCCAAACAATTTTTGTCTCTTGATGGCAGCGGTAAAAGTCTCCTACAAGCAACGGCAGACCGCTTGTTACCCTTGGCCGGCAGTTGGGATGATTTGTGGGTCATCACTTCTGCTCAACTTGCCGAGGGTGTGCGTGAGCAATTACCGCAATTACCGGATAAAAACATCTTGGTTGAACCAGAAGGTCGTGATACTGCTCCTGCGGTTGCTTGGGCGACTTTGGAGATTGCCAAAGCTTCGGGAGAGGAGACGGTTATCGGGTTTTTTCCAGCGGATCACTGGATAGGAGACGAGCCGGCTTTTCAAAAAACTATCTATGCTGCTGCACAGTTAGCTAGTTCGGAGGCGGCGATTGTGACGTTGGGGGTAAAACCAAGTTATCCGTCAACGGGATATGGTTACATTGAACAAGGTTCTGTGGCAGGAAATTTTGAAGATTTGCCGGTGTATAAAGTGAGCCGGTTTACGGAAAAACCCGACCGAGAAACAGCCGAACAATTTCTAGCAACGGGCCGGTTTAGTTGGAATAGTGGGATGTTTATTTTTCGGGCCGGTGTTGTTTTAAAAGAACTGGAAATTCATGCACCGGCCATCATCAATGCTTTGAAAGAAAAAGGTGTCGCGTCTTATCCGCAATTAGAAAAGAAAAGCATCGACTACGCTTTAATGGAAAAAACGCAATTGGCGTATGTTTTGCCGGCTGCTTTTGGTTGGGATGATTTAGGAGACTGGAATGCCATTGAACGCTTGTTAAAAGGCGATAATGTTAACGTTGAACTCGCTTCTCATGTTGGATTGGATACGACAAATAGTATTCTTTATAGCAGCAATTCTGAGGAAGTGATTGTTACAATTGGGATAGAAGATTTAGTGGTTGTGCGAGATGGAAATGCGACATTAATTGTCAAAAAAGACCGAACTCAAGAAATCAAGCAAGTCTTAAAAACTCTCCAAGAAAATCCAAAGTATCAAGATTTACTGTAG
- a CDS encoding LCP family protein, protein MDGVEPSKDVTEESTAAKRPRRQWQTQLEFALPKMAAVTGRSVFWGFGLLVTAAMSATLGATLALMTPLSLPISDFSGKPSLREIWQKNFQYRITRPVNVLIMGIDRLNETPLNRESIFEGNSDTLLLLGINPSNKTVNMLSIPRDTQVEIPGIGIDKINDANVKGGPALAARVLSSNLNDIAIDRYVRISTGAFRELVDLLGGVDVFVPYPMQYVDETQKLKIDLPQGWQTLNGDQAEQFARFRNDNKGDIGRVQRQQALFKELKNRLTSPAVLPRLPEIIRAMQKYIDTNLSFEEMLSLVNFSLNLQPENFKMVMLPGRFSSPDEFKASYWLMDTEERDRVMLDYFQVSPKQKTAQEDAVENLPPEPRSSKIKYLYKVAIQNASDSPEIADNLAKYLQDQGYENVYVVQDWPDRLLQTQIIVQKGDLESAAKLKQTLGLGKIASESTGDLESDLTIRIGQDWVKANLQSSPLNP, encoded by the coding sequence GTGGATGGAGTCGAACCCTCAAAAGACGTAACAGAAGAGTCAACAGCAGCCAAGCGACCGAGAAGGCAATGGCAGACACAACTAGAATTTGCCCTGCCTAAAATGGCGGCTGTCACTGGCCGGTCGGTATTCTGGGGGTTTGGCCTGCTGGTAACCGCCGCAATGTCAGCTACCCTTGGCGCCACTTTGGCCTTAATGACACCCTTATCATTGCCCATTTCTGACTTCTCAGGAAAACCTTCCTTACGCGAAATTTGGCAAAAAAACTTTCAATACCGGATCACCCGTCCCGTTAATGTTTTAATTATGGGAATTGACCGGCTAAATGAAACTCCCCTAAATCGAGAAAGCATTTTTGAAGGCAACAGCGACACCTTATTACTGTTGGGAATTAACCCCAGCAATAAAACCGTAAATATGCTTTCCATTCCCAGGGATACCCAAGTAGAAATTCCCGGCATTGGAATCGATAAAATTAATGATGCCAACGTCAAAGGTGGGCCGGCCTTAGCGGCTCGCGTCCTTAGCAGCAATCTTAATGATATTGCTATTGATCGCTACGTTCGGATTAGCACCGGCGCGTTTCGAGAATTAGTAGATTTATTAGGGGGAGTGGATGTTTTTGTTCCCTATCCCATGCAGTATGTTGATGAGACTCAAAAACTCAAAATTGATTTGCCCCAAGGTTGGCAAACTCTCAATGGAGATCAAGCCGAACAATTTGCCCGTTTTCGCAACGATAATAAAGGAGATATTGGCCGAGTTCAGCGTCAACAAGCTTTATTTAAAGAATTAAAAAATAGGCTGACCAGTCCCGCAGTTTTGCCTCGCTTACCTGAAATTATTAGGGCGATGCAAAAGTATATCGACACGAATCTCAGCTTTGAGGAAATGCTTTCTCTGGTGAATTTTTCTTTGAATTTGCAACCAGAAAATTTTAAAATGGTGATGTTACCCGGACGTTTTAGCTCTCCCGATGAGTTTAAGGCGAGTTATTGGTTAATGGATACCGAAGAGCGAGATCGGGTGATGCTTGATTATTTCCAGGTGTCTCCCAAACAAAAGACTGCTCAAGAGGATGCAGTGGAAAATTTGCCCCCAGAGCCACGTTCCTCGAAAATAAAATATCTCTACAAAGTAGCGATTCAAAATGCCTCGGATTCTCCAGAAATTGCCGATAATTTGGCGAAATATTTGCAGGATCAGGGCTATGAAAATGTTTATGTGGTTCAAGATTGGCCTGACCGGCTTTTGCAGACTCAAATTATTGTCCAAAAAGGCGATTTAGAGAGCGCTGCTAAGCTTAAACAAACTTTGGGTTTAGGAAAAATTGCCTCCGAATCTACCGGCGATCTTGAGTCAGATTTAACCATTCGGATCGGTCAAGATTGGGTCAAGGCTAATTTACAATCTTCGCCGCTTAATCCTTAG
- a CDS encoding thioesterase family protein, giving the protein MAYQYTRIVRFQDTDAAGVVYFANLLSICHESYEASLAEVGINLKLFFSNSSALAVPIVHANINFFKPLFCGDSLRVKLTPKLLNENSFEIDYQVFGSETTEKSAAVAITRHVCIETKTRQRHILPAELQQWLCRWRDS; this is encoded by the coding sequence ATGGCTTATCAATATACGCGAATTGTTCGGTTTCAAGATACGGATGCTGCCGGTGTTGTTTATTTTGCTAATCTTTTATCTATTTGCCATGAGAGTTACGAGGCTTCTTTGGCAGAAGTGGGGATTAATTTAAAGTTATTTTTTAGCAATTCTTCGGCTCTAGCCGTTCCTATTGTTCATGCAAATATTAATTTTTTTAAACCGTTGTTTTGTGGGGATTCGCTGAGGGTAAAACTCACTCCTAAGCTTTTGAATGAAAATTCCTTTGAAATTGATTATCAAGTTTTTGGATCAGAGACTACAGAAAAATCTGCCGCCGTTGCGATTACTCGCCACGTTTGCATCGAAACGAAAACACGCCAGCGCCACATTCTTCCTGCGGAACTACAGCAATGGCTGTGCCGGTGGCGAGACAGTTAA
- a CDS encoding ATP-binding protein, whose product MKIAMRFEKPKNHRTRLHERKPVSQTIRLKVNTDLSALSQVLQWFDQLQQLSIPEMAWMQCQLALAEAFTNVVRHAHNGLPKETPIEVEASIFNEALEIKVWDCGKPFDLEAKFQQLQQHDEKYWTTVEGSRGIMLMNKITDRLTYTRTSDQRNCLVMVKSLAG is encoded by the coding sequence ATGAAAATTGCAATGCGCTTTGAAAAACCTAAAAACCACCGCACCCGATTACATGAGCGTAAACCCGTGTCTCAAACCATTCGCCTGAAAGTAAATACTGACTTGAGCGCTTTGTCTCAAGTCTTGCAATGGTTTGACCAGTTGCAGCAATTATCTATTCCTGAGATGGCATGGATGCAGTGCCAGCTTGCGCTTGCTGAAGCTTTTACAAATGTCGTGCGTCACGCTCATAATGGTTTGCCAAAAGAAACTCCCATTGAAGTTGAAGCGTCGATTTTTAATGAAGCTTTGGAAATAAAAGTTTGGGACTGTGGCAAACCTTTTGATTTGGAAGCTAAGTTTCAACAACTCCAACAACACGACGAAAAATACTGGACAACTGTTGAAGGTTCGCGGGGAATTATGTTAATGAATAAAATTACCGACCGGCTCACCTATACCCGCACTTCCGATCAGCGTAATTGTTTGGTGATGGTTAAGTCTTTGGCTGGTTAA
- a CDS encoding 2-succinylbenzoate--CoA ligase, with protein sequence MIKQENIIEHLGGLPADWLSGYDNRQLLLQVDKCIADLKSIGEKSPKVILAENDPVGFISVFFAAVSCGYPVFLANPNSAEKEWQEVLDLVQPDLIFKENLTHINKNTAKDSLKLPIENFIMIPTGGSSGKLRFAIHTWETLMASVQGFSTYFAVEFVNSCCVLPVYHVSGLMQLLRCFATGGKLAILPFKDLENNLINPENYFISLVPTQLHRLLQTPNLATWLSKFSTVLLGGAPAWSELLEIAKKQQIRLALTYGMTETASQIVTLKPDDFLAGNTSCGKVLPHATVKIVNDSGETLPPNQIGNIIITADSLLSGYYPGEAEAKQNFKSDDLGYFDDEGYLYVVGRSSDKIISGGENVFPAEIEAAILATHCVKDVCVVGIPDKDWGEVVTAVYVPESDISQEELQTALVGKLSKYKLPKYWVPVEVLPRNLQGKINRQEVLKIALPVLQNSISN encoded by the coding sequence ATGATAAAACAAGAAAACATTATTGAACATTTAGGGGGGTTGCCGGCAGATTGGTTAAGCGGTTATGACAATCGGCAACTTTTGTTACAGGTTGATAAATGTATTGCAGATTTAAAAAGTATTGGGGAGAAATCCCCTAAAGTTATTCTGGCAGAAAACGATCCAGTAGGTTTTATAAGCGTTTTTTTTGCAGCAGTTAGTTGTGGATATCCGGTTTTTTTAGCGAATCCCAATTCGGCGGAAAAAGAATGGCAAGAAGTTTTAGATTTAGTTCAACCTGACTTAATTTTTAAAGAAAATCTCACCCATATAAACAAAAATACTGCTAAAGATAGCCTAAAATTACCAATCGAAAATTTTATAATGATTCCCACCGGCGGATCTTCCGGCAAGCTTCGTTTTGCTATTCACACTTGGGAAACTTTGATGGCATCGGTACAAGGATTTAGCACATATTTTGCCGTTGAATTCGTCAATTCTTGCTGTGTCTTGCCGGTTTATCATGTCAGCGGTTTGATGCAGCTTTTACGCTGTTTTGCCACCGGCGGAAAGTTAGCCATTTTGCCTTTTAAGGATTTGGAAAATAATCTTATAAATCCCGAAAATTATTTTATTTCTCTAGTCCCCACACAACTACACCGGCTGCTACAAACACCCAATTTAGCAACCTGGTTATCGAAATTTTCTACAGTTTTGCTGGGAGGTGCACCGGCTTGGAGTGAATTATTAGAAATTGCCAAAAAACAGCAAATTCGACTTGCCCTTACCTACGGCATGACAGAAACCGCCTCACAAATTGTTACCCTTAAACCCGATGATTTTTTGGCAGGAAATACCAGTTGCGGAAAAGTTTTACCTCATGCCACAGTTAAAATTGTCAATGATAGCGGCGAAACTTTGCCCCCAAACCAAATAGGCAATATTATCATTACAGCAGACTCGCTTTTAAGCGGATACTATCCGGGGGAAGCTGAAGCCAAGCAAAATTTCAAATCGGATGATTTGGGATATTTTGATGACGAGGGCTATTTGTATGTGGTCGGACGCAGCAGTGATAAAATCATCAGTGGGGGAGAAAATGTATTTCCGGCGGAAATAGAAGCGGCAATTTTAGCCACACATTGCGTTAAAGATGTCTGCGTGGTAGGGATACCTGATAAAGATTGGGGAGAAGTGGTGACAGCAGTTTATGTGCCAGAAAGCGATATTTCTCAAGAGGAATTGCAAACCGCACTTGTGGGAAAATTAAGCAAATATAAATTGCCGAAATATTGGGTGCCGGTGGAAGTTTTACCCCGCAACTTACAAGGAAAAATCAACCGGCAAGAAGTCTTAAAAATTGCCTTGCCGGTGCTGCAAAACTCCATAAGCAATTAA
- a CDS encoding o-succinylbenzoate synthase yields MLYQLKILPYKRKFKHPLLTSHGIWELREGILLKLIDETGNFGVGEIAPISWFGSETIEEALEFCKAFSGKISQKDILTIPDSLPACQFGFESALPTAEKNLNKLVLNTSALLPSGISALSAWQSLWQQNYCTFKWKIGVAEIEEELKIFEQLIQNLPPTAKLRLDANSGLNWQTANQWLQVCDAWGKLEFLEQPLPVNQIEAMIKLSQQYSTPLALDESVANLGQMAACYQQGWRGIYVIKPGIAGSPSKLRKFCQTYQIDAVFSSVFETSIGRNAALNLASELSLQNRAVGFGVEHWFAESDENLISEL; encoded by the coding sequence ATGCTATATCAGCTTAAAATTTTACCCTACAAACGCAAATTTAAGCATCCCTTATTAACCAGTCATGGAATTTGGGAACTTCGAGAAGGAATTTTGCTTAAACTTATCGACGAAACCGGCAACTTTGGTGTAGGAGAAATTGCGCCGATTTCTTGGTTTGGTTCAGAAACTATTGAGGAGGCGCTTGAGTTTTGTAAGGCTTTCTCAGGCAAGATTTCCCAAAAGGATATTTTGACAATTCCCGATAGTTTACCGGCTTGTCAGTTTGGTTTTGAATCTGCCTTACCAACCGCTGAAAAAAACTTGAATAAACTTGTTTTAAACACCAGCGCTTTATTACCTAGTGGGATTTCTGCTTTATCCGCCTGGCAGTCTTTATGGCAACAAAATTACTGCACATTTAAATGGAAAATAGGGGTGGCGGAAATAGAAGAAGAATTAAAGATTTTTGAGCAATTAATCCAAAATTTGCCGCCAACTGCAAAACTCAGACTTGATGCCAATAGCGGTTTAAATTGGCAAACAGCAAATCAATGGTTACAAGTGTGTGATGCTTGGGGTAAACTAGAATTTTTAGAACAACCTTTGCCGGTCAATCAAATCGAAGCTATGATAAAATTATCTCAGCAATATTCGACGCCTTTGGCATTAGATGAATCTGTAGCAAATCTCGGTCAAATGGCGGCTTGTTATCAGCAGGGATGGCGCGGAATTTATGTTATTAAACCTGGCATTGCCGGTTCCCCTTCTAAGTTACGCAAATTTTGCCAAACCTACCAAATAGACGCGGTTTTTTCTTCAGTCTTTGAAACTTCTATTGGCAGAAATGCGGCTTTAAATTTAGCCTCAGAACTTTCTTTACAAAATCGCGCTGTTGGGTTTGGGGTAGAACATTGGTTCGCAGAAAGTGACGAAAATTTAATATCAGAATTATGA
- the menH gene encoding 2-succinyl-6-hydroxy-2,4-cyclohexadiene-1-carboxylate synthase, with protein sequence MNNQPFIKFHYSITGTPSQPVILFLHGFMGSSEDFLPIISVLSKNFCCLAVDLPGHGKTQVLGNDEFYSMPKTAEALIALLKRLNIPKCSLCGYSMGGRLALYLMLNFPQQFEQVILESTSAGLATESERLQRIQQDQKLAEELIKGDFKTFLENWYNQPLFKSLQSHPNLPQLIEKRLQNRPVELAKSLRYMGTGQQPPLWEKLTQNQIPLLLLVGELDKKFVQIHQKMADLCPPASLEVITNTGHNIHLENPQEYIEKITAFLQTNAISA encoded by the coding sequence ATGAACAATCAACCATTCATAAAATTTCATTATTCAATCACCGGCACTCCCTCCCAGCCGGTGATTTTATTCTTGCATGGTTTTATGGGTAGCAGCGAGGATTTTCTGCCAATTATCTCTGTTTTATCTAAAAATTTTTGCTGTTTGGCTGTTGATTTACCAGGACACGGAAAAACTCAAGTTTTGGGGAATGATGAATTTTATTCAATGCCAAAAACTGCTGAGGCTTTAATTGCATTGCTGAAGCGTTTAAATATTCCTAAATGTAGCCTCTGCGGTTATTCAATGGGGGGGAGGTTGGCACTTTATTTGATGCTGAATTTTCCTCAGCAATTTGAGCAAGTAATTTTAGAATCAACTTCTGCCGGTTTAGCAACTGAAAGCGAACGCTTGCAACGTATTCAACAAGATCAAAAATTGGCTGAAGAATTAATAAAAGGTGATTTCAAAACTTTTTTAGAAAACTGGTATAATCAACCGCTTTTTAAGTCTTTACAAAGTCATCCAAATTTGCCACAATTAATCGAAAAACGCTTGCAAAACCGGCCGGTGGAGTTGGCAAAATCTCTGCGCTATATGGGAACCGGCCAGCAACCGCCTCTGTGGGAAAAACTTACTCAAAATCAAATTCCTCTGCTTTTGTTGGTGGGAGAGTTGGATAAAAAATTTGTGCAAATTCATCAAAAAATGGCAGATTTATGTCCACCGGCCAGTTTAGAAGTTATTACCAATACCGGCCATAATATCCACCTGGAAAATCCCCAAGAATATATAGAAAAAATTACTGCTTTTCTCCAAACAAATGCTATATCAGCTTAA
- the menA gene encoding 2-carboxy-1,4-naphthoquinone phytyltransferase: MTTQTIKPSNRKLWMAAIKPPMYSVAVIPIWLGTAVAVAETQKLNSGVFFTFLISAILIVAWLNLSNDVFDSETGIDKNKAHSLVNLTGNKYFIFGLGNLFLVAGILGIFGIAWWQQDFTVIAIVLLCCALGYTYQGPPFRLGYLGLGEIICFFTFGPLAIAAAYYSQTQAWSWVAIAASILIGITTSLILFCSHFHQVSDDVAAGKRSPIVRLGTAKGAQLLPWICGSVFVLTGLFIGLGIFPLKTLLILLSLPFAIQLCRHVSTYHNQPTMVSNCKFIAIAFHFFSGLLFGFGFIL, translated from the coding sequence ATGACTACTCAAACGATAAAACCGTCCAATAGAAAATTGTGGATGGCGGCAATTAAGCCGCCGATGTATAGTGTGGCAGTTATCCCGATTTGGCTGGGAACTGCGGTGGCTGTGGCGGAAACCCAAAAACTCAATAGTGGGGTATTTTTTACTTTTTTAATTTCAGCCATTTTGATTGTTGCTTGGTTGAATCTCAGCAATGATGTCTTTGATTCGGAAACCGGCATTGATAAAAATAAAGCCCATTCTTTGGTTAATTTAACCGGCAATAAATATTTCATTTTTGGGCTGGGTAATTTATTTTTAGTGGCTGGAATTTTGGGCATTTTTGGCATTGCTTGGTGGCAGCAAGATTTTACTGTGATTGCTATTGTTTTGCTGTGCTGCGCTTTGGGCTATACCTACCAAGGGCCGCCTTTTCGCTTGGGATATTTAGGGTTAGGTGAAATTATTTGCTTTTTTACCTTTGGCCCTTTGGCAATTGCTGCGGCTTATTACAGTCAAACTCAGGCATGGTCTTGGGTAGCCATTGCTGCTTCTATTTTGATTGGCATTACTACGAGTTTGATTTTGTTTTGCTCACATTTTCATCAGGTTTCTGATGATGTGGCTGCCGGTAAACGTTCGCCTATTGTGCGTCTGGGTACGGCAAAAGGTGCTCAGTTATTGCCTTGGATTTGTGGCAGTGTTTTTGTTCTCACCGGCCTATTTATTGGCTTGGGAATTTTTCCTCTGAAAACTTTGCTTATTTTGCTGAGTTTGCCTTTTGCTATTCAGTTATGCCGGCACGTTTCTACTTATCACAATCAGCCGACTATGGTAAGCAATTGTAAGTTTATTGCTATTGCTTTTCATTTTTTTAGTGGTCTTCTTTTTGGATTCGGATTTATTTTGTGA
- a CDS encoding isochorismate synthase MenF produces MLLIPHPSNLFPDTKALLQVLSAGLQKSIERNQPQIVSISLEIPTIDPLAVLQTINQPEKIHFYFEKNRSQNSFRPPASDPKIINPSDAIAAIDSAQSLTTEGTKRFTQAQKFIRTCLANTITTGNLNLPYSGPHFFCSFSFFDHNSPQDSSLNAATIFLPRWQISRHRECCVLVANLVIEPSINLEKLYNNFVATTQKIIQTPKIIQPSTTHSLNLTKQPVTEPETFKKSVKSALNSIHKNQYNKIVLASAIDVFSQTPFQIIQSLNKLRKLHPDCYIFSTGNGKGKTFIGASPERLVSVDNHILATDALAGSAPRGKTPLEDANLAKTLLNNDKEKHEHQVVIDFIIQRLSNLGLIPLLSPPIRLLQLSNIQHLWTPIKAQVTPNVSLLDIVAELHPTPAVAGNPRKIACQEIRQYENFNRCLYAGPLGWIDRNGNGEFIVGIRSAIIDGKHARLYAGAGIVEGSIPDKEHAEIQLKLQALLKALI; encoded by the coding sequence ATGCTACTCATACCCCATCCATCAAACTTGTTTCCAGACACCAAAGCATTATTGCAAGTGCTATCTGCCGGCCTGCAAAAATCAATTGAAAGAAATCAGCCCCAAATTGTTAGCATTTCCTTGGAAATTCCAACCATTGATCCTCTTGCAGTTCTCCAAACAATTAATCAACCGGAAAAAATTCATTTTTACTTCGAGAAAAACCGCAGCCAAAATTCCTTTCGCCCCCCCGCAAGCGACCCCAAAATTATCAACCCCAGCGACGCCATCGCCGCCATCGATAGCGCCCAATCTCTTACCACAGAAGGCACAAAAAGATTCACTCAAGCCCAAAAATTTATTCGCACTTGCCTTGCCAACACCATCACCACCGGCAACCTTAATTTACCCTATAGCGGCCCCCATTTTTTCTGTAGTTTTAGCTTTTTTGACCACAACTCCCCCCAAGATTCAAGCTTAAACGCAGCCACAATCTTTTTACCCCGCTGGCAAATTTCTCGCCACAGAGAATGCTGCGTTTTAGTCGCCAATTTAGTGATCGAACCCAGCATCAACCTCGAAAAACTTTATAACAACTTCGTAGCAACCACCCAAAAAATTATCCAAACACCTAAAATCATCCAGCCTTCAACAACCCACAGCTTAAACCTAACAAAACAGCCAGTCACCGAACCCGAAACTTTTAAAAAATCGGTTAAATCTGCCTTAAACTCCATTCACAAAAACCAATATAATAAAATCGTCCTTGCCAGCGCCATTGATGTTTTTTCCCAAACTCCTTTTCAAATTATCCAATCCCTCAATAAACTCCGAAAACTACACCCCGACTGTTACATATTTTCCACCGGCAACGGCAAAGGAAAAACCTTCATTGGTGCCAGTCCAGAACGTCTTGTCAGCGTCGATAACCACATCTTAGCAACCGATGCCCTCGCCGGTTCAGCCCCACGCGGAAAAACCCCCCTCGAAGACGCCAACTTAGCCAAAACCTTACTCAACAACGACAAAGAAAAACACGAACATCAAGTTGTCATTGACTTTATTATTCAACGCCTCTCAAACCTCGGTTTAATCCCCCTCTTATCCCCTCCTATCCGTCTACTTCAACTCTCCAATATTCAACATTTATGGACACCCATAAAAGCCCAAGTTACCCCCAATGTTTCCCTTTTAGATATCGTCGCCGAACTACACCCAACCCCCGCCGTTGCAGGCAATCCTAGAAAAATTGCTTGTCAAGAAATCCGCCAATATGAAAACTTCAACCGCTGCCTATATGCCGGCCCCCTCGGTTGGATAGACCGCAACGGAAACGGCGAATTTATTGTTGGCATTCGTTCTGCTATAATTGATGGAAAACACGCCCGACTTTATGCCGGTGCCGGCATCGTTGAAGGCTCCATTCCCGACAAAGAACACGCCGAAATTCAACTCAAACTCCAAGCCCTCCTCAAAGCCTTAATTTAA